One region of Bacterioplanoides sp. SCSIO 12839 genomic DNA includes:
- a CDS encoding CRTAC1 family protein codes for MLYQLFIGVLSLTLTVATHANSADNIINEIQKFESEKDPKCYATASRLEDFMFGTPLSDSARFEKNALAKQLTLEVWQQSAQNRSITGSSPLTAQEIEPVLNELFRVTINSNGHYKLIFSDNDSVVIHKDDLRQYGSIAYSLRAILAAQQVMMLEGDINTPVLSKEAVEVLKKHLDLLSLSALKLADHQARKNNDPEISKDLVARLWKELVNLKKSDRVLKENTDKTLIKQVIAQKVASYKKYNQVSSQLFVRNLQVFYARQSWPENPDKARLFQHYFTEALIQFSASLYEGSSGLAKKNNHAVIQESDVFEFSQRFMPHIINEYEDAAFFPRLPYEQQVYLEAYDMDSFRDSGIHWKYLQYALEDKTLETALTSDPFAMELLTENIAVYGVLMLRIAGQVSKERSGSGRLDPQDLVDAIKIIQKRTNDNNQSTAVESIASIYSSSGSSEKPGSTTSFRDVTTEQGINFEHRSSDWLNRLLRSYLKKSDGVGNISIPPAFGGAGIASEDIDGDGDHDLLLLSGSGNKLYENRNGKFFDISRRSGFMVSGKPGEPRQPIIADLDNDGDQDILITFANEPHHIYENLGNARFKRLTGSPLGGEGLVGGPATVFDANGDGLLDVFITYFGNYPKGILPTLARRNENGLPDQLWINQGDLTFDISPESGLENVGWGQAVTHTDLNNDGLQDVIVGNDFGVNAYYINQGNGKFIDKSQTLKTNKPSYTMGIGLADLNNDQIPEVYISNIVTMNKDESYVLPGESTEMKFNPDKLAEMRVVEANDLFVSTNGHYINSDLVGRGYHSTGWSWGADFFDYDNDTDMDLYVTNGMNEFNLYSSQNPEFTDQYGQEKNIYIPVSEKETNVFFENNGGKLNNLTERSGLNYLGNSRAATYLDWNNDGKLDVALGNYHGKVHLYQNQTKNSNNWLAVKLIGSEKSLSNRDAIGARIILTLENGQKLWREVHGSVAYMTVHPKQQYFGLGRFTQATLEVRWPNGDVSTHPVKQVNQKITIKQGDLK; via the coding sequence AGCTTTTTATCGGTGTTTTATCACTAACTCTCACTGTAGCAACACATGCCAACAGTGCTGACAATATAATCAACGAAATCCAAAAATTTGAGTCAGAGAAAGACCCAAAATGTTACGCAACTGCGAGCCGGCTTGAAGACTTTATGTTTGGTACGCCGCTCTCAGATTCTGCCCGTTTTGAAAAAAATGCATTAGCTAAACAACTCACATTAGAAGTCTGGCAACAATCAGCTCAGAATCGTTCAATAACAGGCTCCTCACCTTTGACTGCCCAGGAAATTGAACCGGTTTTGAATGAGCTTTTCCGCGTAACAATAAATAGCAATGGCCACTACAAATTAATATTCTCAGATAATGATTCCGTTGTTATTCATAAAGACGACTTACGTCAATATGGGTCTATCGCTTATTCATTAAGAGCTATCCTGGCTGCTCAGCAAGTAATGATGCTCGAAGGTGACATCAATACTCCTGTTCTCTCTAAGGAAGCCGTTGAGGTACTAAAAAAACACCTCGACCTGTTAAGTCTTTCCGCTTTAAAACTCGCAGACCATCAGGCACGAAAAAATAACGATCCCGAAATTTCTAAGGATCTGGTCGCTAGATTATGGAAAGAACTGGTGAATCTGAAAAAGTCAGATCGGGTTCTCAAAGAAAATACAGACAAGACTCTAATAAAACAGGTAATTGCTCAAAAGGTTGCTTCTTATAAAAAATACAACCAGGTATCTAGCCAACTCTTTGTACGTAATCTTCAGGTTTTTTATGCACGCCAGAGTTGGCCTGAGAATCCAGATAAAGCCAGGCTCTTTCAACATTATTTTACGGAAGCATTGATTCAGTTTTCAGCATCTCTCTACGAGGGAAGCAGCGGGTTGGCTAAAAAAAATAATCATGCTGTTATTCAGGAATCTGATGTCTTTGAGTTTAGTCAGAGATTTATGCCGCACATTATCAATGAATATGAAGATGCTGCATTTTTCCCGCGACTACCTTACGAGCAGCAGGTCTACCTGGAAGCTTATGACATGGATTCTTTCAGAGATTCCGGCATACATTGGAAATACCTTCAATATGCACTTGAAGATAAAACTCTGGAAACTGCATTAACTTCAGACCCATTTGCCATGGAGCTTCTCACTGAAAACATTGCTGTTTATGGAGTATTGATGCTTCGGATAGCAGGCCAAGTATCAAAAGAGAGGTCGGGCAGCGGCCGTCTTGATCCTCAGGATCTGGTTGATGCAATTAAAATCATTCAAAAACGAACTAATGATAATAATCAATCGACTGCCGTAGAAAGCATTGCATCCATATATTCAAGCTCTGGCAGCTCCGAAAAACCAGGTAGCACCACTAGTTTCCGGGATGTTACGACTGAACAGGGAATTAACTTTGAACACAGATCATCAGACTGGCTGAATCGCTTGTTGCGCAGCTATCTCAAAAAGTCTGACGGTGTTGGAAATATCAGTATCCCTCCCGCTTTTGGTGGCGCGGGAATCGCTTCCGAAGACATTGATGGTGATGGCGACCATGACTTATTACTATTAAGCGGCTCCGGCAATAAACTCTATGAAAACCGAAATGGAAAATTTTTTGATATATCGAGACGCTCTGGTTTTATGGTTTCAGGGAAACCTGGAGAACCACGCCAGCCGATCATTGCCGATCTTGATAACGATGGCGACCAGGACATTCTGATTACCTTTGCCAACGAACCTCATCATATATATGAAAATCTGGGTAATGCCCGATTCAAGCGATTAACAGGTTCCCCGCTCGGTGGAGAAGGGCTTGTTGGTGGGCCCGCAACAGTATTTGATGCCAATGGCGATGGCTTATTAGATGTATTTATTACCTACTTTGGTAATTATCCGAAAGGTATACTGCCTACTCTCGCGAGACGAAATGAAAATGGCTTACCGGATCAACTCTGGATAAACCAGGGTGATCTGACGTTTGATATATCTCCGGAATCAGGGCTGGAAAATGTAGGTTGGGGCCAGGCAGTTACTCACACAGACCTTAATAATGATGGACTGCAGGATGTCATTGTCGGCAATGACTTTGGTGTAAATGCTTATTACATCAATCAAGGGAATGGAAAGTTCATCGATAAATCTCAAACATTAAAAACTAATAAACCATCATATACCATGGGCATTGGTCTGGCCGACCTTAATAATGACCAGATACCCGAAGTGTATATCTCTAACATTGTTACCATGAATAAAGATGAAAGTTATGTTTTGCCCGGTGAATCAACGGAGATGAAATTCAACCCAGATAAGCTAGCAGAAATGAGGGTTGTAGAAGCAAATGATTTATTTGTTTCTACAAACGGTCACTACATAAACTCCGATTTGGTTGGGCGTGGGTATCACTCTACAGGATGGTCCTGGGGTGCTGACTTCTTTGATTATGACAATGATACCGATATGGATCTGTATGTGACTAATGGCATGAACGAGTTTAACTTATACAGCAGCCAAAACCCTGAATTCACAGATCAATACGGACAAGAAAAAAATATTTATATCCCTGTGTCTGAAAAAGAAACTAATGTATTTTTTGAAAACAATGGTGGAAAACTAAACAATCTTACAGAACGGAGTGGCCTTAACTATCTCGGAAATTCGCGAGCAGCCACTTATTTAGACTGGAATAACGATGGTAAGTTAGATGTCGCTCTGGGTAACTACCATGGCAAGGTTCATCTATATCAGAATCAAACAAAAAATAGTAATAATTGGTTGGCAGTTAAGTTGATTGGCTCAGAAAAATCCCTGTCTAATCGTGATGCTATTGGGGCAAGGATCATACTTACACTTGAAAATGGACAAAAGCTATGGCGTGAAGTCCATGGCTCTGTTGCTTATATGACAGTCCATCCAAAACAGCAATATTTTGGTTTAGGAAGATTTACTCAGGCAACCTTAGAGGTTCGATGGCCTAATGGGGATGTCAGCACCCATCCTGTAAAGCAGGTGAATCAAAAAATCACCATCAAACAAGGTGACCTTAAGTGA